Within the Clostridia bacterium genome, the region ACCGAACTCTCTCCCCAGGAGCTGCGCGACCAGATCCGGGAGCTTTTCGGCCGGCCGGACGATACCTCGCTGCGGGTTACGGTAATGTCCTTCGGCTACAAGTACGGGGTGCCTCTGGACGCCGACCTGGTCATGGACGTGCGCTTCCTGCCCAATCCTTTTTACGTGGAAGAACTGCGGCCCCTAAGCGGCCAGGACCGGCAGGTGGTGGACTTCATCTTCCGGCATCCGGCGGCGGGAGAATTTCTGGAACGCTTCCTGGCCCTGCTGCGGTTTCTTCTCCCCCACTACCTTCAGGAAGGCAAGACTCACCTGGTGGTGGCCATCGGCTGTACCGGCGGGCTGCACCGCTCGGTGACCTTTGCCGACAAGGTGGCCACTGCCTTGAAGGAGGAAGGCTGCCGGGTCACCGTCACCCACCGGGATCTGCGGCGCGAGCGGCCTCGGGCGGGAGGCGCCGCCGCCGACGGCTGAAACCGGCGATGTATACTTGCCGGGAGGCCGTCCCGGGCCCTTGTTAAGCCCCCGGAAGCGGGTTATATTATTGGCCGATAAGCTCGATTTCGGGAGGAAACCGCTTCTATGGGGGTAAGAATCACCGATACTACCCTGCGGGACGGTCAGCAGTCGCTCCTGGCCACCCGCATGAAGACCGAAGACATGCTGCCGGCTGCCGAGCGACTGGACC harbors:
- the rapZ gene encoding RNase adapter RapZ, whose protein sequence is MGRKQDLVIVTGLSGAGKTQAVRCLEDMGYFCVDNLPPELVPRFLELMGQAGETVGRVALVIDVRGGHFFPAVFETLAFLDRQGVNYEILFLEAADETLVRRYKETRRRHPLSEEGSILEGIREERRRLEELRGRANKVIDTTELSPQELRDQIRELFGRPDDTSLRVTVMSFGYKYGVPLDADLVMDVRFLPNPFYVEELRPLSGQDRQVVDFIFRHPAAGEFLERFLALLRFLLPHYLQEGKTHLVVAIGCTGGLHRSVTFADKVATALKEEGCRVTVTHRDLRRERPRAGGAAADG